A genomic region of Rhipicephalus sanguineus isolate Rsan-2018 chromosome 3, BIME_Rsan_1.4, whole genome shotgun sequence contains the following coding sequences:
- the LOC119385227 gene encoding vasopressin V1a receptor, which produces MPGNCADSTTMSSVLEELSVSDNETASETPVTAEDLFGPHYAKTLRIALISVMLVLSLLGNSIVCHRLLTSRRHRMFKAQMLFLNLALADLLVTLVTMSSQLVWEVVGRVWVAGDAACRLFKVLQTFALVSSTYMLVGIAVDRHYAICKPLAPAPKPRSLVAVCWLLSLVPSLPNAFMFRLVVIRDECYCASVFYIYQDSVVPRQAYMAFVFTLVFIFPLVALVTLYSCILYRMWKISSIASNRQRGDAAAASCGGCAEGSSTTLPKARLRTLKMAAIIFVAFLVTNLPYMVQEMLLAFAQNVSLGPHIVAVFGVISASNSAVNPYVFLAFNGGAAAFGCDAHVRVLWRRLACSSGSRRTTATFRTAWSTLQTRNRRRSPTVKMFPSPDNYQCGEAQQKGLEIDRMAPLGECL; this is translated from the coding sequence ATGCCGGGCAACTGTGCTGATAGTACCACTATGTCGTCCGTACTCGAAGAACTGTCCGTCTCCGACAACGAGACGGCGTCGGAAACGCCTGTCACAGCCGAAGATCTGTTCGGTCCACATTACGCCAAGACGCTACGCATTGCGCTCATCAGCGTCATGCTCGTGCTATCGCTTCTTGGCAACTCTATCGTCTGTCACCGGCTGCTGACATCGCGGCGGCACAGAATGTTCAAGGCGCAGATGCTTTTCCTGAACCTAGCCCTCGCCGACCTTCTCGTCACTCTAGTCACCATGAGTTCCCAACTGGTGTGGGAGGTCGTGGGCCGCGTCTGGGTCGCCGGAGACGCCGCCTGCCGGTTGTTCAAGGTGCTCCAGACATTCGCGCTCGTCTCCTCCACGTACATGCTGGTCGGCATCGCGGTGGACCGCCACTACGCCATCTGCAAGCCGCTGGCGCCGGCGCCAAAACCTCGATCGCTGGTCGCAGTCTGCTGGCTGCTGTCTCTCGTTCCGTCCCTTCCGAATGCGTTCATGTTCCGGCTCGTCGTTATACGGGACGAGTGCTACTGTGCCTCCGTCTTCTACATCTACCAGGACTCCGTGGTTCCGCGTCAGGCCTACATGGCCTTTGTCTTCACGCTGGTGTTCATATTTCCACTGGTGGCTCTGGTGACGCTGTACTCGTGCATCTTGTACAGAATGTGGAAGATAAGCAGCATCGCCTCTAACCGGCAGCGAGGTGACGCTGCCGCTGCGTCGTGCGGCGGTTGTGCCGAGGGCAGCAGTACTACTCTTCCCAAGGCGCGCCTGCGAACTCTCAAGATGGCGGCGATCATATTTGTCGCGTTTCTTGTGACCAACCTTCCCTACATGGTGCAGGAAATGTTGCTGGCCTTCGCGCAGAACGTATCGCTCGGACCTCACATAGTCGCCGTGTTTGGCGTCATCTCAGCCTCAAACAGCGCCGTCAACCCGTACGTCTTTCTGGCCTTCAACGGCGGCGCTGCCGCCTTCGGCTGTGACGCCCACGTGCGCGTCCTGTGGCGCCGCCTGGCGTGCTCTTCGGGCTCGAGACGAACCACTGCCACTTTTCGCACCGCCTGGTCGACATTGCAGACTCGCAACAGGAGACGCTCGCCGACGGTCAAAATGTTTCCTTCACCCGACAACTACCAGTGCGGCGAAGCACAGCAAAAGGGCCTGGAAATAGACAGAATGGCACCACTGGGAGAATGCCTTTAG